In Oncorhynchus masou masou isolate Uvic2021 chromosome 28, UVic_Omas_1.1, whole genome shotgun sequence, the DNA window accaacttgccaaaactatggtttgtcaacaagaaagacgttgtggagtggttgaaaaatgagttttcatgacttcaacctaagtgtatgtaaacttccgacttcaactgtatgttctcTCAGTCATCAGCCTATTACAAACAACTGAGGAAGAATATAGCAactagatacactacatgaccaacagtaagtggacacctgctcgttgaacatctcattccaaaatcatgggccttaatatggagttggtccgccctttgctgctataacagtttccactcttctgggaggttttccactagatgttggaacattgctgaggggacttgcttccattcagccacaagagcattactgaagtcgggcactgatgttgggtgattaggcctgacttgcagtcagcattccaattcatcacaaagggGTTCGattgggttgaagtcagggcttcgtgcaggccagtcaatttcttccacaccgatctcaagaaaccatttctgtatggaccttgctttgtgcatgggtgCTTTGagatgctgaaacaggaaagggccttccccaaactgttaccacaaagttggaagcacagaattgtctagaatgtcattatatgctgtagcattgagatttccctccactggaactaaggggcctcacccccaaaccataaaaaacagccccagacaagTATTCCTCCtcaaccaaactttacagttcgcACTACGCATTCGGGCATGTAGCGTTCTCCtgtcatccaccaaacccagattcattcATCGGACTGAcaaatggtgaagcatgattcatcactccagagaacgcatttccactgctccagactcCAATGGCGGCAAACTTTACAGCACTCCTGCCAGCGCTTGGCAtcgcgcatggtgatcttagggttgtgtgcggctgctcggccatggaaagctgacgttgcttccagaggcagtttggaactcggtagtgagtgttgcaaacgaggACAGACGCTCTACGCACTTCATCattctgcggtcccgttctgtgagcatgtgtggctaccacttcgcggctgagccgttgttgatcctagacgtttccacttcacaataacagcacttacagttgacagggaGCAGCTCTAACAGGGCAAAAATGTAATGAACTAACATGTTGGAAAGTTGGAATCCTATGGCGGTgacatgttgaaagtcactgagctcgagtaaggccattctactgccaatgtttgtctatggagattgcatgtctgtgtgctcaatgttataaacctgtcagcaacaggtgaggctgaaatagcagaaaccacaaatttgaaggggtgtccacatacttttgtatatatagtgtaccctAGGACCACACTTATGATTGGGTATAACATTTACCATGTTGAGACCTACAATCTATCATACATGAGGATATAAAAAAAAACTTCCAGAGGCATTACAAACAAGGCACATAATTTAATTTTCAACCAAATGAGATTAGATTCATCATGGTGAATGTACTGCAAAATAACTTTGCCCATAGTTCAACCATCTATTTTGCTGTTAAAACCAGCATTTGGATATTCTATTGAAGTTGACGCAATACACAGAGACACTAAAGGACTAATggcgatgactgaggtggtgggGTAAGATAAACCCTTCATAAGGCACGACAGTGAGGGGGACGAGGGGCTATAAGTCAAGATAGAGTGGATCAACCGAACCTTGACTGTGCAGTATGAGCCTACTTGTACCTGGAGGAGTAATATTCTTCCTCTAGCTCGTACAGGTCGATGGCGATCTCGTCACGGAGCGAGGTGAGCTTCTTGTCGCACTCCTCCTGCAGCGAGCGCAGCTGCAGGTTCTGCAGGCTGATGGCCTCGTTGACCGAAGGGAAGTCGTTGAGGATCAGGAACTGTTTCAGGTCCGACACTAGCTTCATCAGGGACTCGCCCGCACGCACCTACAGACACAACAGCAAACCACTGGGATTATCACTGGTGCTTTTGCCTTGTAACATGCACTCAAtacagggtcatgttcattatgCAACAAATGTGGAAGAAACAGATTGAAACAGGGTGGGACTACCTGAAATTGTTCAATAAGAAACGCTCATTTGAGTTTTCTGTTCCAAAATGTTTTCCATTGCAGGCCCAAATGAACATGAGCCAGGGTTGaattccaactcaatcattaagttcCCTAAGCAAGGGGTTTAAAGTTGAAGGAAAGCTCTCCTAGTCTCGAGGGAGTCTTGCTGGCATGCACTTACAATGTTGGCTGCTCTGACGTGCATCTCATAGTGGTCCTGCTCAGCCTGTGTAGCCCGAGAGACCTGTGTCTCGTCCTCTACCTGGAgcaaaacaacacaacacattttGGTTGAACAGAAGAGATAGAATGACTTTATGGGTTAAACCGTctttcagtaaaaaaaaacattagggAAAAACtcctttgtctgtttctctctttcgctcacatagaaaaacacacactgTCTCACACACTCAAATGTGATCgcatgatcacacacacacacacacacacacacacacacacacacacacacacacacacacacacacacacacacacatacaatcccGTAACGTTACAGCTACCTTTGCGGTTTTTATGATTTCCGTGAGGTTATCTAGAATGGACCTGATGTCATCCTTCAGTCTTTTGTTGTAGTTCTGAAGAAGACTCTCCTTGCTTTGAGGGAGCGCTCTTTGATTGGCCATCGTATTCAGGAACGTAAACAAACCCCTAAAAGCAAATAAAGGAGATACATAACATTCAAAATAACcccacattatactgtagttagcCAGCAAAATAAAATGGCATGGCATTGCTAGCGCGCATCATCAAATGCAATGTCTTGACTTCTTCGTCTTCTTTGGGATTGGGTTGGCGGATCACATTCCAACTTTTAGGTGCATACACTGCCACCTATTGTACCGGAGTGTGAGGATAGTCACAACCTACCTACGTTAAATTACGGCAATACAAAATTGGGGGAGATTAAAATGACCCTGACAACTATTAGCCCCCACAAAAAAACACTACCtaattccactatttaaccctatCTTACCCTTCTCCAGGCCAATGGTCTGGGAGGACAGAACACTATCACTCAATATTCCCTGcaactcttctgcagtaaaatctcgcaatcaaatccaattgtattggtcacatacatatatttagcagaagttattgcgggtgtagcgaaatgcctgTATTCCCAGATCCAACAGtcccaagtacttctctgcagctgttTTCTGTGGCTTACATTCCATTTCTGCCGTACAGTTGACAAACATGGCTATGAATACTAAAACACCCACCTTACGAAGCACATTTTATTCCCATAACGCTTTATTGGTCTCTGCCTACTCACAGGAATCTTCTCAGAATCCCTCACCCtgtacccatcttcctctaccaaCCTCTTCATTGCTTCAGCATACAACACTTTCTGTACTGCTCTAACCCTGGCAACCTCAACATGCCTTTCTCTCACAGGACACCTCCAATCTCCAGCGCCATAAGCCAATGTCTTGACTCTTTACACTTGACAGTGGCGTTGCGTTCATGAATGCCAGaagaagccaggcttcccccaaaaaatacaaaaaaaaaaaaatacaattatttgtcttttgtctctctgtgtttcataattttccttcaattcgcaagaggctgaatgacctgtatctcaccggagaaagcaaaACAGTGCCCCTGTCTGGCCAGTAGCATtcaatgcaagggaagccagcgagcatttggttaataaaaaaaataaaaaataatagcaTCGACCTAAACTGAGTGTGCTCAACTGTGAATAGTCCTGGTGTGAATAGTcctcagtttgttatatctggagtacttctcctgtcctattcggtgtccttgtgaatttaagtgtgctttctctaattctctctttatttctctctctcggaggacctgagccctaggaccatgccccaggactacctgacatgatgactccttgctgtccccagtccacctggccgtgctgctactccagtttcaactgttctgccttattattattcgaccatgctggtaatttatgaacatttgaacatcttggctatgttctgttataatctccacctggcacagccagaagaggactggccaccccacatgtgctctctctaattctctctttctttctctctctcggaggaccatgccccaggactacctgacatgatgactccttgctgtccccagtccacctggctgtgctgatgctccagttttaactgttctgcattattattattcgaccatgctggtcatttatgaacatttgaacatcttggccatgttctgttataatctccacccggcacagccagaagaggactggccaccccacatagcctggttcctctctgggtttcttcctagattttggcctttctagggagtttttcctagccaccgtgcttctacacctgcattgcttgctgtttggggttttaggctgggtttctgtacagcactttgagatatcagctgatgtacgaagggctatataaatacatttgatttgattttgatttgatcctGGTGCACCAAAATAAAgggtcaagggaagccagtttgtaTTTCACGTCACTGCTGTCAAGTCGCGTCTACTAGTTGTGTTTTTGTCTtccagtggctagctagctaaaatggtcCCTTTCCTATACTAGGCATGGGCGGAGATAGGGAtttgattctgatccaaccattaattcaacAGTTATAGTAATATGGTATATATAAAACAAGCACTAATTTGATCTTTGTATGGTGTGGTAAGTATGTATGGTGTGGTAATACACTGACTCAACTGCAGCCacttttaataatgggaattgatgggaaatgatgtaaatatatcactagccactttaaacaatgctaccttatataatgttacttaccctacattattcatctcatatgcatacgtatatactgtactctatatcatcgactgcatccttatgtaatacatgtatcactagccactttaactatctcatatgtatatactgtactcgataccatctactgtatcttgcctatgctgctctgtaccatcactcattcatatatccttatgtacatattctttatccccttacactgtgtataagacagtagtttaggaattgttagttagattacttgttggttattactgcattgtcggaactagaagcacaagcatttcgctacactcgcattaacatctgctaaccatgtgtatgtgacaaataaaatttgatttgatttaatatttAGCTGTTTTATGGGATAACtcagattagaggtcgaccgattaatcggaatgggcgATTAATTagagccgatttcaagttttcataatcagcaatcggtatttttggacaccgatttggctgttttttttacacctttatttaattttttttttaactaggaaagttagttaagaacacattcttactttcaatgacggcctaggaacggtgggttaactgccttgttcaggggcagaacgacagatttttaccttgtcagctcggggattcaatcttgcaaccttacagttaactagtccaacgctctaaccacctgcctctcattgcactccacgaggagcatgcctgttacgcgaatgcagcaagccaagataagttgctagctagcattaaacttatcttataaaaaacaatcaatcaatccatcattatcactagttaactacacatggttgatgatattactagttatctagcgtgtcctgcgttgcctataatcgatgcggtgcgtattcgcgaaaaaggactgtccttgctccaatgtgtacctaaccataaacatcaatgcctttcttaaaatcaatacacagaagtttatatttttaaacctgcatatttagctaaaataaatccaggttagcaggcaatattaaccaggtgaaattgtggcacttctcttgcattcattgcacgcagagtcagtgaatatgcaacagtttgggccacctggctcattgcaaactaatttgccagaattttacataattatgacataacattgaaggctgtgcaatgtaacaggaatatttagacttatggatgtcacccattagataaaatacgaaacggttccgtatttcactgaaagaataaacatcttgttttcgagatgatagtttccggattcgaccatattaatgacctacggctcgtatttctgtgtgttattatgttataattaagtctatgatttgatagagcagtctgtctgagcgatggtaggcaccagcaggctcataagcattcattcaaacagcactttcatgcgttttgccagcagctcttcgcaatgcttcaagcattgcgctgattaagacttcaagcctatcaactcccgagattaggctggttaACAGATGTGTAATGGCTAGCTATTTAgaggggtgcgcgctaatagcatttcaaacgtcactcgctctgagaattggagtggttgttccccttgctctgcatgggtaacactgcttcgagggtggctgttgtcgatgtgttcctggttcgagcccaagtaggagcgaggagagggacggaagctatactgttacgctggcaatactaaagtgtctataagaacatccaatagtcaaaggttaatgaaatacaaatggtatagagagaaatagtcctataattcctataataactacaacctaaaacttcttacctgggaatattgaagactcatgttaaaaggaaccaccagctttcatatgttctcatgttctgagcaaggaacgtaAACATTTAACatatacatttaagtcatttggcagacgctcttatccagagcgacttacaaattggtgaattcaccttatgacatccagtggaacagccactttacaatagtgcatctaaatcatttaagggggggggtgagaaggattactttatcctatcctaggtattccttaaagaggtggggtttcaggtgtctccggaaggtggtgattgactccgctgtcctggcgtcgtgagggagtttgttccaccattggggggccagagcagcgaacagttttgactgggctgagcgggaactgtacttcctcagtggtagggaggcgagcaggccagaggtggatgaacgcagtgcccttgtttgggtgtagggcctgatcagagcctggaggtactgcggtgccgttccc includes these proteins:
- the med22 gene encoding mediator of RNA polymerase II transcription subunit 22 isoform X2; the encoded protein is MANQRALPQSKESLLQNYNKRLKDDIRSILDNLTEIIKTAKVEDETQVSRATQAEQDHYEMHVRAANIVRAGESLMKLVSDLKQFLILNDFPSVNEAISLQNLQLRSLQEECDKKLTSLRDEIAIDLYELEEEYYSSRYK
- the med22 gene encoding mediator of RNA polymerase II transcription subunit 22 isoform X1 translates to MANQRALPQSKESLLQNYNKRLKDDIRSILDNLTEIIKTAKVEDETQVSRATQAEQDHYEMHVRAANIVRAGESLMKLVSDLKQFLILNDFPSVNEAISLQNLQLRSLQEECDKKLTSLRDEIAIDLYELEEEYYSSSYGQWDSTDLPLCEAYWRWDSWASPDGGATSGSAQGVEEDTDGPASQETTPKHHLNGHGTTTAADKP